Proteins encoded in a region of the Mycoplasma feriruminatoris genome:
- a CDS encoding GIY-YIG nuclease family protein, giving the protein MSINTFNAYLLNSTDYIKYVNKNWTGVIYKITRDFLNSKQVKNDQELKSAGIYFLVKNNPNNKTIYIGQADVRSNNTGILTRVLVHLKETKTKDFDYVYILTSTNNLLGATELKYLEHCFINKVDTNTINLINENLASKGNISSYDEKHWENFLNNAITIFKSIGFNIFTTNKINSTYQVSKQSDNNTSASKYFKMIKKDKYTKKL; this is encoded by the coding sequence ATGTCAATAAATACATTTAATGCTTATCTTTTAAATAGCACTGATTATATTAAGTATGTTAATAAAAATTGAACTGGAGTAATATATAAAATCACACGAGATTTTCTTAATAGTAAGCAAGTTAAAAATGATCAAGAACTTAAATCTGCTGGAATTTATTTTTTAGTTAAAAATAATCCTAATAATAAAACCATTTATATAGGTCAAGCTGATGTAAGAAGCAATAATACTGGAATACTTACTAGAGTTCTAGTTCATCTTAAAGAAACTAAAACAAAAGATTTTGATTATGTTTATATTTTAACTAGTACAAATAATCTACTAGGAGCAACAGAACTTAAATATTTAGAACATTGTTTTATTAATAAAGTTGATACTAACACAATTAATTTAATAAATGAAAATCTAGCAAGTAAAGGCAATATATCATCATATGATGAAAAACACTGAGAAAATTTTTTAAATAATGCAATTACTATTTTTAAATCTATAGGATTTAATATTTTTACAACAAATAAAATAAATAGTACTTATCAAGTTTCAAAACAATCTGATAATAACACTAGTGCATCTAAATATTTTAAAATGATTAAAAAAGATAAATACACAAAAAAATTATAA
- a CDS encoding HsdR family type I site-specific deoxyribonuclease: MDFVSEKDFENAVINNLKKHGWKGFPDSLKTDKNYDIVLQNVDEKKLIQNWKNIIFAINKDALNGVELSEDEMDQVIQKVNNCRSFVESNSLINNEIISIRRTNGLDQKMHGKEVQIQLFRRQDVNAGYSVYQIAQQIKSDKLDDGVNRRGDLMLLFNGMPLIHIELKNSRSLAPAITQLKNYSKLGFYKGIFRLVQIVVAMTPYDMMYAPNSNDYTDIKKEKFLRWTDENNNLIGGYLDIINQFFQIPQAHRLVADFTIADSSDNVLKVLRSYQIYAINKIQAKFFNKEFFSDKDSKYSQKGGYIWHTTGSGKTLTSFKLSTLLLEWNQADIVVFVVDRIELGTQTKGAFKDFNSSGKIEVIEATSANHLVKLLSSQSPKHQLIITSIHKQSKVNSDNYYKQLQSISNKRIVFIFDEAHRTTFGDMFRDIIKNIPNSVIFGFTGTPIFKENNKNEMTTESNFGPLLHKYTMNDGIKDEKVLGFSCEYVLLDRVLLPAIEKLCSKETNNNEIEYVKNEKLNNLQNLISQKNGAWLKYEEKVYELLKTAKEYKEQIVEDILSKWASKSVSNFFSAILTTSSIQDAIEYFDIFKRKTVELNKPIKFTALFDRSTDISEDYDDYSKGNIKLEEIKKIISRYNDDFKTNFDEVSQSDFANFKVDIQNRLARKNKFISFDLQQDKLDLLIVVNQLLTGYDSKYINTVYFDRKLEHEHLIQAISRTNRIFDKSNRKPFGNVIFYKQPGQMRWNVDQALALYTGINPVMGAPMSLNSFYKNINDAFEKIKELFESWGFPNFESVPDTQQIKEEEREEEAKLFLNEYGKIRENLRCAEILGFVLEENNEDVKMTYNDWDLIKARIKDIDFLELKEKLNEPDEIFLTLELADAQNRSFQFIIDNNYLKQLLANRNQKKQKNEITEEYKIWFEKELNDKFISKFPKEYQQIARDCLNSLIFGFNKNQININEFDLKTSVIQKIQTRNYLDISNFANEMNINHKELKSIIDSNEPINAYGRLDDLCNGRLTEEVKQNLAKKSNKDLTTIKYGVYKKIVKDFIKQQREKTIKI, translated from the coding sequence ATGGATTTTGTTTCTGAAAAGGATTTTGAAAATGCAGTAATTAATAATTTAAAAAAACACGGCTGAAAAGGCTTTCCCGATAGTTTAAAAACCGACAAAAATTATGATATTGTTCTTCAAAATGTTGATGAGAAAAAACTTATTCAGAATTGGAAAAATATAATTTTTGCAATTAATAAGGATGCGTTAAATGGTGTTGAATTATCAGAAGATGAAATGGATCAAGTTATTCAAAAAGTTAATAATTGTAGATCATTTGTTGAGTCTAATTCATTAATTAACAATGAAATTATAAGCATTAGAAGAACGAATGGATTAGATCAGAAAATGCATGGAAAAGAAGTACAAATACAGCTATTTAGAAGACAAGACGTTAATGCAGGATATAGTGTATACCAAATTGCTCAACAAATAAAAAGCGATAAGCTAGACGATGGAGTTAACAGAAGAGGAGATTTAATGTTACTGTTTAATGGTATGCCTCTTATTCATATTGAACTTAAAAATAGTCGCTCCCTAGCACCAGCAATAACTCAATTAAAAAATTACTCAAAACTAGGTTTTTATAAAGGAATTTTTAGACTTGTTCAAATAGTTGTTGCAATGACACCATATGATATGATGTATGCTCCAAATTCTAATGATTACACAGACATTAAAAAAGAAAAATTTTTAAGATGAACTGATGAAAATAATAATCTAATAGGTGGTTATTTAGATATAATTAATCAATTTTTTCAAATCCCACAAGCACATAGATTAGTTGCTGATTTTACTATTGCTGATAGTAGCGATAATGTTTTAAAAGTATTAAGAAGTTATCAAATTTATGCAATAAATAAAATACAAGCAAAATTCTTTAACAAAGAGTTTTTTTCAGATAAAGATTCTAAGTATAGTCAAAAGGGTGGTTATATTTGGCATACTACTGGTTCTGGAAAAACACTAACAAGTTTTAAACTCTCAACACTTTTATTAGAGTGAAATCAAGCAGATATAGTTGTTTTTGTTGTTGATAGAATTGAATTAGGAACACAAACAAAAGGTGCATTTAAAGACTTTAATTCATCTGGAAAAATTGAAGTTATAGAAGCAACAAGTGCTAATCATTTAGTTAAATTACTTTCTAGTCAATCTCCAAAGCACCAACTCATAATTACTTCTATTCATAAACAATCAAAAGTAAACTCAGATAATTATTATAAGCAATTGCAATCTATATCTAATAAAAGAATAGTTTTTATTTTTGATGAAGCACACAGAACAACGTTTGGTGATATGTTTAGAGATATTATTAAAAATATTCCTAATTCTGTTATTTTTGGATTTACAGGGACACCAATCTTTAAAGAAAATAATAAAAATGAAATGACTACAGAATCAAACTTTGGGCCACTATTACATAAGTACACAATGAATGATGGTATCAAAGATGAAAAAGTTCTTGGGTTTTCTTGTGAGTATGTTCTCTTAGATAGAGTTCTGCTTCCAGCAATAGAAAAATTATGTTCTAAAGAAACTAATAATAATGAAATCGAATATGTTAAAAATGAAAAACTTAACAATCTTCAAAACTTAATTTCACAAAAAAATGGTGCTTGATTAAAATATGAAGAAAAGGTTTATGAATTGTTAAAAACAGCTAAAGAGTATAAAGAACAAATTGTTGAAGATATTTTGTCAAAATGAGCAAGTAAAAGTGTTAGTAATTTTTTTAGTGCAATACTTACAACCTCTTCTATTCAAGATGCAATTGAATATTTTGATATATTTAAAAGAAAAACAGTTGAGCTAAATAAACCTATTAAATTTACTGCACTTTTTGATAGATCTACTGATATTTCTGAAGACTATGATGATTATTCTAAAGGAAACATAAAACTAGAAGAAATAAAAAAAATAATAAGTAGATATAACGATGATTTTAAAACAAATTTTGATGAAGTAAGTCAAAGTGACTTTGCTAATTTTAAAGTTGATATTCAAAACCGCTTAGCTAGAAAAAATAAATTTATTAGCTTTGATCTACAACAAGATAAATTAGATTTATTGATTGTAGTAAATCAATTGTTGACTGGTTATGATTCTAAATATATTAATACTGTTTATTTTGATAGAAAATTAGAACATGAGCATTTAATTCAGGCTATTTCTAGAACAAATAGAATTTTTGATAAAAGTAATAGAAAGCCTTTTGGAAATGTTATATTTTATAAACAACCTGGTCAAATGCGATGAAATGTAGATCAAGCTTTAGCTCTATATACAGGTATTAACCCAGTAATGGGAGCACCAATGAGCCTAAATAGTTTTTATAAAAATATAAACGATGCATTTGAGAAAATAAAAGAACTTTTTGAAAGCTGAGGATTTCCAAATTTTGAATCTGTTCCTGATACACAGCAAATAAAAGAAGAAGAAAGAGAAGAAGAAGCTAAACTCTTTTTAAATGAATATGGAAAAATTCGTGAGAATCTTAGATGTGCTGAAATTTTAGGTTTTGTTTTAGAAGAAAATAATGAAGATGTTAAAATGACTTATAATGATTGAGATCTAATTAAAGCAAGAATTAAAGATATAGATTTTTTAGAACTTAAAGAAAAATTAAATGAACCTGATGAAATATTTTTAACATTAGAGTTAGCAGATGCTCAAAATAGATCTTTTCAATTTATAATTGATAATAATTACTTGAAACAATTGCTTGCCAATAGAAATCAGAAAAAACAAAAAAATGAAATAACTGAAGAATATAAAATATGGTTTGAAAAAGAATTGAACGACAAATTCATTAGTAAATTTCCTAAAGAATATCAACAAATAGCAAGAGATTGTTTAAATTCTTTAATTTTTGGCTTTAATAAAAATCAAATTAATATTAATGAATTTGATTTAAAAACTTCTGTTATTCAGAAAATACAAACCAGAAATTATTTAGATATTTCAAATTTTGCTAATGAAATGAATATTAACCATAAGGAATTAAAAAGCATAATTGATTCAAATGAACCAATCAATGCATATGGAAGATTAGATGATCTATGCAACGGTAGATTAACTGAAGAAGTCAAACAAAATTTAGCTAAAAAATCCAATAAAGATTTAACAACAATAAAATATGGTGTCTATAAGAAAATAGTTAAAGATTTTATAAAACAACAAAGAGAAAAAACAATAAAAATATAA
- a CDS encoding restriction endonuclease subunit S, whose product MGNLTLLNRFPQISAEKLSELNQYKGDVSLLPSSNNNNWRCSYNEKISHLINYAEVITLGRARNPNPKYAKGLFISSQNHIIESKKNDILLNKFLYFFINKVGRKFYSFENTYPMFTKIDFLNTKFLFPSVKEQEKILKVLNNLDSLITLHQRECNFWNLKKFEIKIHRFFTRFCRKSKKYTHTWEQEKLGDLIDKGGSGGTPNTSNKGYYNGEIPFLSISDLTKTDGYIYSTEKSITKKGLNSSSAWIVPKGSITLSMYATIGKVGILGNDLATSQAFYNMVINDKTTKNYVFHFLRKCDFTNKWFKLISIGTQANLNSEKIKNFIIDLPIDQKEQSKISSLFFNLDSLITLHQRECNFWNLKKFEIKIHRFFTRFCKKSKKYTHTWEQEKLGDCSYLLNGLKITNG is encoded by the coding sequence TTGGGGAATTTAACCCTTTTAAATCGTTTTCCACAAATTAGTGCTGAAAAACTAAGTGAATTAAATCAATATAAGGGCGACGTTTCTCTTTTGCCATCTTCAAATAATAACAATTGAAGATGTAGTTATAATGAAAAAATATCACATCTTATAAATTATGCGGAAGTTATAACACTAGGAAGAGCAAGAAATCCTAATCCAAAATATGCAAAAGGGCTTTTTATTTCTTCTCAAAACCATATTATTGAATCAAAAAAGAATGATATTTTATTAAATAAATTCTTGTATTTTTTCATTAATAAGGTAGGAAGAAAATTTTATAGTTTTGAGAATACATATCCTATGTTTACAAAAATAGACTTTCTGAATACAAAATTTTTATTTCCATCTGTAAAAGAACAAGAGAAAATTTTAAAAGTTCTTAACAATTTAGATTCACTAATCACCCTTCATCAGCGAGAGTGTAATTTTTGAAATTTGAAGAAATTTGAAATAAAAATTCATAGATTTTTTACTAGATTTTGTAGAAAATCCAAAAAATACACTCACACTTGAGAACAGGAAAAGTTGGGGGATTTAATTGATAAAGGTGGGTCTGGTGGCACTCCTAATACTTCTAATAAAGGTTACTATAATGGTGAAATTCCTTTTTTATCAATATCTGATTTAACAAAAACTGATGGTTACATTTATTCAACAGAAAAATCTATAACAAAAAAAGGATTGAATTCATCAAGTGCGTGAATTGTTCCGAAAGGATCTATAACACTATCAATGTATGCAACTATTGGAAAAGTCGGTATTTTAGGCAATGATCTGGCAACTTCACAAGCTTTTTACAACATGGTGATAAATGATAAAACTACAAAAAACTATGTTTTTCACTTTTTAAGAAAATGTGATTTTACAAATAAATGATTTAAATTAATATCAATAGGAACACAAGCCAATCTTAATTCTGAAAAAATAAAAAACTTCATAATCGATTTGCCTATTGATCAAAAAGAGCAATCTAAAATATCATCCCTATTTTTTAACCTAGATTCACTAATCACCCTTCATCAGCGAGAGTGTAATTTTTGAAATTTGAAGAAATTTGAAATAAAAATTCATAGATTTTTTACTAGATTTTGCAAAAAATCCAAAAAATACACTCACACTTGAGAACAGGAAAAGTTGGGGGATTGCTCATATTTATTAAATGGTTTAAAAATTACTAATGGATAA
- a CDS encoding DUF4357 domain-containing protein, producing MNCSSLLQIRTKEANFDYFKNMFKSIKEKRDNLISNQKIINQILQEDQEFNSSSYASAFVLGRSSNGITEWIACKQIPDLSNLLLKSKDLNKNTLYKIYKNRRNDKDKKIIAFCKKVDEQKFVVLKNSNIEMIKANHFKTKLPQIHNFRKEYIKDGFIVDYKFLKDVEFKSLSSASAFVLGRSSNNNIDWKSNNKKQ from the coding sequence ATGAATTGTTCTAGCTTGTTGCAAATAAGAACAAAAGAAGCTAATTTTGATTATTTTAAAAATATGTTTAAATCAATTAAAGAAAAACGTGATAATTTAATTTCTAATCAAAAAATAATTAATCAAATACTACAAGAAGATCAAGAATTTAATTCAAGTTCATATGCTTCAGCATTTGTTTTAGGTAGATCTAGTAATGGTATAACTGAATGAATAGCTTGTAAACAAATACCAGATCTAAGTAATTTATTATTAAAATCTAAAGACTTAAATAAAAATACTTTATATAAAATTTATAAAAACAGAAGAAATGATAAAGATAAAAAAATAATCGCATTTTGCAAAAAGGTTGACGAACAAAAATTTGTTGTATTAAAAAATTCTAATATTGAAATGATTAAAGCTAATCATTTTAAAACAAAACTACCACAAATTCATAACTTCAGAAAAGAATATATAAAAGATGGTTTTATAGTTGATTATAAGTTTTTAAAAGATGTTGAATTTAAATCATTATCAAGTGCATCAGCATTTGTTTTAGGTAGATCTAGTAATAATAATATAGATTGGAAAAGTAACAATAAAAAACAATAA
- a CDS encoding restriction endonuclease subunit S: MTVSSETPEEVAMSSVIDRESNKNIAFNSFCICLRFIKSELFNDKYIGYFFRSRSFRAQAEKMAQGISRFNINQNILKKAVIYYPNNIKEQSNIGKLLHNLDSLITLHQWECNFWNLKKFEIKIHRFFTRFCKKSKKYTHTWEQEKLEKLVFYKTSSIILNNLNNNGKYCVYDANGIAGKIDIEPVSEEYISIIKDGAGAGRVRLLPKNTHILSTMGAILPLNTTDIKFVYFLLSKNSHLMKEASGSTIPHIYFKNYSQNIYIVPCNKEQYKISSLFSNLDSLITLHQWECNFWNLKKFEIKIHRFFTRFCKKSKKNTHTWEQEKLGNLIRSVNINMCEVAFPTGKFEVIQQGSEPILGYVSNVKQLPYFDYDSVILFGDHTLSLYKPKKPFFVASDGVKAYIPTYLNSYYLYYLIQKNMPSSNGYKRHSSILKAKDILLSSNILEQKKLIFLFSNLDSLITLHQRGYKWRENIWKKMIYCYTNTFKIE, encoded by the coding sequence TTAACTGTTTCATCTGAAACACCTGAAGAAGTTGCAATGTCATCTGTAATAGACAGAGAATCTAATAAAAACATAGCTTTTAATAGTTTTTGTATATGTTTAAGATTTATAAAAAGTGAATTATTTAATGATAAATACATTGGTTATTTTTTTAGATCAAGATCATTTAGAGCACAAGCAGAAAAAATGGCTCAAGGAATTTCTAGATTCAATATAAATCAAAATATTCTAAAAAAGGCAGTAATTTATTATCCAAATAATATAAAGGAACAGTCCAACATAGGTAAACTTCTTCATAACCTAGACTCACTAATCACCCTTCATCAGTGAGAGTGTAATTTTTGAAATTTGAAGAAATTTGAAATAAAAATTCATAGATTTTTTACTAGATTTTGCAAAAAATCCAAAAAATACACTCACACTTGAGAACAGGAAAAGTTGGAGAAATTAGTTTTTTACAAAACATCTAGTATTATCCTAAACAATTTAAATAACAACGGTAAATATTGTGTATATGATGCAAACGGAATTGCAGGAAAGATTGATATTGAACCTGTTAGTGAAGAATATATATCAATAATTAAGGATGGTGCTGGAGCAGGTAGAGTTAGGCTATTACCTAAAAATACTCATATTTTAAGCACTATGGGTGCTATTCTTCCATTAAATACAACAGATATAAAGTTTGTATATTTTTTACTTTCCAAGAATAGTCATTTAATGAAAGAGGCAAGCGGTTCTACAATTCCACACATATATTTTAAGAACTATAGTCAAAATATTTATATAGTACCATGCAATAAAGAGCAATATAAAATTTCATCTCTCTTTTCTAACCTCGATTCACTAATCACCCTTCATCAGTGAGAGTGTAATTTTTGAAATTTGAAGAAATTTGAAATAAAAATTCATAGATTTTTTACTAGATTTTGCAAAAAATCCAAAAAAAACACTCACACTTGAGAACAGGAAAAGTTGGGGAATTTAATTAGATCTGTAAATATTAATATGTGTGAAGTTGCATTTCCTACTGGTAAATTTGAAGTAATACAACAAGGTTCAGAACCTATATTGGGTTATGTTTCAAATGTTAAACAATTACCATATTTTGATTATGATTCAGTAATATTATTTGGAGATCACACATTATCCCTTTATAAGCCTAAAAAACCTTTTTTTGTAGCTTCTGATGGTGTTAAGGCATATATTCCCACATATTTAAACTCCTATTATTTGTATTATTTAATTCAAAAAAATATGCCTAGTAGCAATGGATATAAAAGACATTCATCAATTCTAAAGGCAAAAGATATATTATTATCATCAAATATTTTGGAGCAAAAGAAATTAATATTTTTATTTTCTAACCTTGATTCACTAATCACCCTTCATCAGCGTGGGTATAAATGAAGGGAAAATATATGAAAAAAGATGATATACTGCTATACAAATACTTTCAAAATTGAATAA
- a CDS encoding site-specific integrase — MKKDDILLYKYFQNWINVYKRGSIRNVSFKKYELTLDWIIKIAPTTRLCDLDRVTYQEIINEYAKQHERQTTMDFHHHLKSCLLDAFDEGLLTKDPTRKVVIKGKAAKPKKIKFLSNFELQLLLKQLNLKDKLNFDWLIFLIAKTGLRFSEAIALTPDDFDFTKQLLNISKTWNYKETGGFLPTKNKSSVRKIQLDWQTVSRFASLISGLEKNKPIFIFKEKIFNSTINDTLARRCKKANIPVISIHGLRHTHASILLYAGVSIASVAKRLGHSSMNTTERIYLHIINELENKDIDLVMRSISTLN, encoded by the coding sequence ATGAAAAAAGATGATATACTGCTATACAAATACTTTCAAAATTGAATAAATGTATACAAAAGAGGTTCAATCAGAAATGTAAGTTTTAAAAAATATGAACTTACATTAGATTGAATTATAAAAATAGCTCCAACTACAAGATTATGCGATTTAGATAGAGTCACATATCAAGAAATTATAAACGAATATGCAAAACAACACGAAAGACAAACTACAATGGATTTTCACCATCATCTAAAAAGTTGTTTATTAGATGCGTTTGATGAAGGTTTATTAACTAAAGACCCAACTAGAAAAGTTGTAATAAAAGGTAAGGCCGCAAAACCTAAGAAAATTAAGTTTTTAAGCAATTTCGAACTGCAACTACTACTAAAACAATTAAATTTAAAAGACAAATTAAATTTTGATTGATTAATTTTCTTAATTGCAAAAACAGGTTTAAGATTTTCTGAAGCTATAGCTTTAACACCAGATGATTTTGATTTTACAAAACAACTTTTAAACATTTCTAAAACTTGAAACTACAAAGAAACAGGTGGATTTTTACCAACTAAAAACAAGTCATCAGTAAGAAAAATACAACTTGACTGACAGACTGTTTCAAGATTTGCTTCACTTATTAGCGGTCTTGAAAAAAATAAACCTATTTTTATTTTTAAAGAAAAAATATTTAACTCTACTATTAATGACACATTAGCTAGAAGATGTAAAAAAGCAAATATTCCAGTAATTAGCATTCACGGTTTAAGACATACTCACGCTTCTATTTTATTATATGCTGGTGTTTCTATTGCATCTGTTGCTAAAAGACTGGGTCATTCTAGTATGAACACAACTGAACGAATTTATTTACACATAATTAACGAATTAGAAAATAAAGATATAGATCTAGTTATGAGATCTATATCAACTTTAAATTAA